From the genome of Methanoregula boonei 6A8:
CGCCCGGCAGAGAAGGGAGAACAGGTCTGTCTCACCTCTTCGATCGATCTCCTGGCCGGGGCCCGGCAGATCGTAAAACAGGAAAATCCCTTGCTGCATCACCCGGTCCCGGCAGCGCTTGCTGCCGCAGTCAGCCCGGACGGGGACCTCACCCTTACCGGAATCCTGTACCCTCCGGGAAAAGCGCCGGTGGTTATATCTGCGGCCGGGGAGCTCCGGCTCGAACCGGCAAAGACACGCCCGCTTACCCGGGAGCAGCTGGCCGGGCAGCTCGAAAAGACCGGGGGAACGCCCTTTGTCCTTTCGGACCTGGCGCTTGAGTATGACGGCACCCGCTTTGCCCCGGTCCGGGAGATCAACCGGGTCCGGCGGGAGTTTTTTGCCCGGGCAGAGGCAGCCCTTGTGGCGGCCTCGCGCCCCGGGGAAAAAGCCGTCAAAGATGCAGAGCGGCGCCTGGACCGGTGGCGTACGGGAAAAACAGCACCGATATCCACGGAACGCGCCGGGCGCACACCGGAAATAATTCTCTGGGCAGACAACCTTGAGGCGATTGAAGCCGGTGTACAGGCCGGGGCAGGAACAATCTGCTATGAACCCTGCGGAAAGGGAACGGAGCCGGAGCTGGCAGCCGCGATCGATTCAGCCCTTGACCTCTGCAAGGCACAGGACACCCGGCTTATCTGGAAACTGCCCCGGATCACCCGGGAAGCAGAGATCATGCTTATACGTCAGGTCCTGCCGCGGCTGTACGCAGCAGGCCTGCGGACCTGCATGGCAGACAACCCGGGCGCGGCCATTGCAGTTGCAGATGCCGTGCCGGGCATGGAACTGGCAGGCTCGATCGGGCTTAACGTTTTCAATGCGGAGACCGCCCGGGCTTTTGGGACCCTGCCCTTTACGCTGCTCACGCTCTCGCCGGAATTGTCCGCAACTGAGATCGAAGACCTCGCACACGCTCACGGGGAGGGCCCGGCGCTTGCAGTATTTGCGCAGGGAAATCTTGAGGCCATGGTTACCGGCGACTGTCTCATCTCCCCTCTGGAGCGGTGCCATGGCGGTACCGGGCCCTGTTCCAAAGGGAGGTGGTATGGGATCCGGGACGGGACCGGCCATCTCCTGCCGGTCCGGACCGACAGTACCTGCCAGGGCCATATCTTCAATGCTGCCGAGACCTGCCTTGTGGCTGCGGTACCGGACCTTGTCCGGCAGGGGATTCGTGGCTTTGTGATCGATGCCCGGGGGCGGACTGCAGCCTATGCAGGAGAGATGGTCGGCATCTACCGGGAAGCGATCGCTATGGCATTACCGGGCAGTACCGGAAGCAACGTTGCCGCTCTCCGCGAACGGGCAAAAGCGATCGCCCTTGGGGGCATTACCGCAGGCCACTACCAGAGGGGACTTACCGGAGAATAGCCAGCGGCATGCGGGCGAAAGGTTGAATGGACCCGGGAATAAACACCTCATGCACGAGGAGCATTTCCACATGACAGCGCCCCTGATCCTGGTAAATCTCAAGACATACAAGGAAGGCATGGGCAACCGCGCCCACCAGATCGCCACTGCCGCACAGCTGGTAGCAAGGGAGAGCGGGGCCGTGATCGGCATTGCCCCGGGGTATATTGACCTCCACCCAATCTGCCACCATTTTGCGATCCCGGTGTATGCCCAGCACGTGGAC
Proteins encoded in this window:
- a CDS encoding DUF3656 domain-containing U32 family peptidase, with the translated sequence MYLSGRRFGARKFAQNFSEEEIAGAIAYAHARGVRVYVTVNTLIHDRELPEALAYLVRLYAAGADAVLVQDAGLAALAKEIVPDLVLHASTQLTIHNAEGVRWAHTMGFSRVVLARELPLHEVEAIARATSDTGVGLEVFAHGALCYSYSGQCLLSSVIGGRSGNRGMCAQPCRKPYALVTAQTDRYGRPVDPKDMPVPGQYLLSPKDLCTYRDIPKLVDSTVAALKIEGRMKSAEYVAIVVSTYRRALDAAAAGTFVSDENEIRDLALAFNRGFTRGYLFGDKKGKIMARDRPDNRGVLIGTVIRYDPIKRVAIICPDKPVTLRPGDGFLFSLPKSPEKEWGFSLNTEPVILPEGIALFVPRPAEKGEQVCLTSSIDLLAGARQIVKQENPLLHHPVPAALAAAVSPDGDLTLTGILYPPGKAPVVISAAGELRLEPAKTRPLTREQLAGQLEKTGGTPFVLSDLALEYDGTRFAPVREINRVRREFFARAEAALVAASRPGEKAVKDAERRLDRWRTGKTAPISTERAGRTPEIILWADNLEAIEAGVQAGAGTICYEPCGKGTEPELAAAIDSALDLCKAQDTRLIWKLPRITREAEIMLIRQVLPRLYAAGLRTCMADNPGAAIAVADAVPGMELAGSIGLNVFNAETARAFGTLPFTLLTLSPELSATEIEDLAHAHGEGPALAVFAQGNLEAMVTGDCLISPLERCHGGTGPCSKGRWYGIRDGTGHLLPVRTDSTCQGHIFNAAETCLVAAVPDLVRQGIRGFVIDARGRTAAYAGEMVGIYREAIAMALPGSTGSNVAALRERAKAIALGGITAGHYQRGLTGE